The Gossypium hirsutum isolate 1008001.06 chromosome D03, Gossypium_hirsutum_v2.1, whole genome shotgun sequence genomic interval AAATTTAATGAACAGAAAATTCagctaataaatataaaataataaaaaaataaggaaaataaggacatatattttaaaaaatcagaagaaaaaatatatatttacaaaaaaggGGGAAAGAAGGCTATATTTACGACAACAACAACAAAATCGAAGTTTAATGAAAAACTCGAATTTTCTGTTAATGAAAtctaaaagtaataaaaaaaattttaattgattttggttttttctttttatcaatttTGACCAGTTtactaatttttcaattcaatttatacaattaaaCCGTCAAAACAGCACAAATGATTAAACTGTTGGATTGactaatttttgatgaaatcaaCCAATCCAGTCTAGTTTTTTACAACCTCGCTCATGAAGAAATATCTCTGTGAAATACATTTTTCCTGTAATTCATCTTTTGTTGTTCGAATTACACTTAAAAGAAGCAGTACATACACTACCTGTCTCGTAAAAATAATGAATGGCTCACATCACACCAAAAAGACTGCCTGCAGAAATTCAATCCTCTGCCCAAGAATCGGTTTCGGAAACAAATTACACCAAATGAAACTATGCTATTGCATTCGCTAGATGGTAATCGAGCCATCTTGCTTCATTTTGATGAGACTGCTTTCGATGTTTCGGAGAACTGGTTTGTAGCTGTGGCATTTCAAATGAAGTTTAGCATCTAGAATCTTGTCAGATATGAGTTCATAAGTCGTTAGGAAGAGGGAAAGGAAATATCTTACAGGCGTGCAAGACTGTTATATGCTAGCGTCGCTTGTTGGAGACGCGCTGAAAGCTGCATTACTTCAGCTGATAGTGAATCTGCTCTGCTCTGTTCTTGCACAAGTTGTCCCTAGAAAACGAATATATAGCACACAATcagataatgtattattattatttgaaggCCAGAAGGCTGTTGGAAGCGGGAAAAAGTCATGTAATTGACCTAAGGTTCAACATAGAGTTCTAAAGTACGCAATACATGTCATAAGGTTTTCCCTCCGGAACAAACTAACCTTGAGGGAGAGAATTTCAGTTGTATTTCCCTGTGAACCAGTTTGAATAGCCCCAGAACCGTTTTTGGATAGCAAACTAGCCTGCTCTGTTCTCAAGTTATCTAGAATTCTACGAAGCTCTTCATTTTGCTTAAGACAGTCTTTAACCTGCAAATACTCGATGACTCGTTTATCAATCAAATAACACAATTGAAAACTAGAATAGTAAAGATTTATGTTGTTCATAAGAAAAGTTCATGAAAACGGTTTGCATAAATCGCACAGACTATATCAACTGATTTTTACCTGATTCTCCCACTGCTTTGCTGTGTTCATTGCCTCTTGATACGAAGATGAGAGATTAGAATTTTCCTCAAAAAGCCTTTCTATCTCCGAAGATTGGTTATCAATCTGTCAATGCAAAAAGAGACTTTGCCTTAACATGGAAACTGCGATTTAAGTTTCCAACGCATATGGCATAACTACAAGGACTTGAGGAAAGGTTCTACCTCCATTAGAAGTTTTTGTCTGCTATTTTCAAGTCTCTCCACTGCTACTGCCATATCATGTAGCTGTTTCTCAAGCTTTTCTTTATCTTCCTGTGAAATACAGAAAAGGTTACCTTAGATGAAGCATAAGCCTCTTTCAAAATGAATCTACTATCAGTACATTAAATGATGAAACAACTACATTTTGTTTAGAAGTTGACCAGCAGTAGATAAACAAGATGAAATGAGGAGGTAGGAACTTGgaggaaaatatttttcaaaccaTGGAAACAACAAAAAGAGAAGAATTCTCCCATTTGGGTAGAAGGGGGAGTATGAATGTGTCTGCGTTAAGTTATCATAACACTTTGACACTACAAGATGCATGCCAAAGTTATTTATCATGACAAATCAAGGACATAAAATTCTTCTGAACAAATTAATCCTCAATAACTTAAAGGCACTATCTTACCACTGAAAATTCCTTGCGCATTCCTTTCTCAGAGGCTACTTCTGCATTGCAGAACACAGGAGTCATGGAAATAGTACATCAGGATTACTTATGTTTGATGGCAACTTAATATtcatgtgttataaaataaaatataggtTTCAAATGGGGAAAACGAATGGAAAGGAGATTTTTAtccttgattttaattttatgaagtTACATGCCTAAACATGTACAGTTGTGGACacatgttattttaaaacatCACTGGTGACACTCACAGTTTGTCCATGAAAACCCTTTTGAGTAAACAGTAATTACCTGAACTCCTTTTGGACATAGCAGTAAGTCTTTCTTCCAGTTCCTGCTTTTCTGATGTCAGGGCAGAAACCCGAGCTTGCTCCTCTGCTAATTGCTGTCGCTCTTGTTGCCTCAACGATGACTCTTGCTGTAATTCAGAAACCACCATGAGAGATCCACATAGGAACACTTCAAAAGGGACGAAGAAAAACAAACTAAGCTCATTGCAACCTGTAATTCAGACTTCAATCTAGCCAACTCATTTTCTAATGCTTGTACTTGATCTGGTGAACTCCCCATGGCATTTATTCCACTAAATGAATTACTCATCAATTGTTGCTGCATTGAGTTGAGTTCAGCCCTCAAGGCTGCAGCATCTTCCTCAGCCTAAAGAAAGACAAACAGATAAGCTAAAAGCTAAGTCGTTTTCTTGCATCAAGAGTAAAAACTGCTCACTAACTCTGTATTGCTCATCTTCTGCCTCTTTCAGGCGTTTCTTGAGCATGCGAAGTTGGGCTGAGAGGTCCTCCTATACTAGAACAACAGACTGTAAGAAAATCATAAAATGAACAAGTTAGAGAACCCATATAACAAAAAATGCAAAAAGAGGCCCATACCCGCGCAACAACAGCAGCATCTTTCTCCATAGCAACATCTTTCAGAGCCTTTCTTAGAGATGGTACAGTATTCTGTTCCTGTAAATCAATAGAGTTTGAATATAAATAAGTATACCTGAGTGGAAGCATCACTATTCAGAAGTTTAAACCATACCATATTTACAGTCCTGAATTTGAATTAGAGTAGAAAGAAAGCAAACCAAACAACAGGGAAGAAACTTGTTAACAAAGATCACTGTCTGACAAACTTCACCACGTATACCCGATAAAAGAGTAAATTTGCAAAAGATGTAACTAGGAACCCATGGTATAAAAGATTGAGGTGCCTCAACTCACCAGATCATTAAACCGTGTTTGCAGTGTTTCATGCTCAGCTTCCTTAGCTTGAAGCTGAATCAGGAAAAtaacaacaaattcacatatttgcAGGTTCTGATGGCTTAGTTTAGCTCAAACTCCAAGGATAAGATCTTAAAGCAAAATGATTATAGTACCTCCACAGATAACATCTGGTTATTTTCTTCTAATTCTGCATTTTTCTTCTGCAAGTCCTTTAGTTGAGATACTAAACCACTAATATCCACCTGCATTGCCAATTTAACAGCATGAGAATGATATATTCATCATACCGATATCATGCTAACAAAATgtgtataattttaaatattttttgtgtaCTGAATGACtttgatttttccaaaaaagcTCCTTATTTCAAAGCCACAAATTAAACCAGAACTTCCATCAAACTGTGCATAAGAATTTAAACCTAAGCTTCCATGAGACAGAAAAACTAATACTAAAATTACACCacgtgaaaaataaaaataaaaacataatttttttccatcactatTTAAGCATCCAAACAGACAATAAaggataaaataaaaactaaggaTATTTTATAGAATTGTTTTCAGCCAATAATTCAACAAAttcatcattaatttttttttttaaaataatgacaGAAAATACCTCAGAGAGTCGATTTTCGCTATCTGATTTCTTCATGCCTTGAACATCTGcaagcataaaaaataaaatgaacaaattagaatttttttaaaattggcggaaaaatcgaataaaaaatgGTAAAGGGAGACCAGTAGGGATTGGAGCTTTGGTGAGATCCGATCCGGAAGAAGCTTTGCTGATTCTTTCGGCGGCTCTCTTTTGACGAATCTCCTCCAGCTATTCAAAATCATCACAGAAACAAtcactcaaaaattaaaataaataaatgaatgtaaTCAAAACTTGGAGtcaaattagaagaaaattcgatgaaaaagaaaaaaagcaaaaTCAAAATCTTGGAAGAAATTACTCTTACCGTCCGTCGACCGAGGGAAGCATGGTGAGCGTTCATcgttaaaagaaaagaaaagaaaagaaagaatcaCAATAAAATGTTCTTCTCCCCTTCTATTTATTTTCCTTTGAATGCAGGGAATTATATATATCTGGACGGGGGTTTTAACGGTTCTTCAATCTTTTGGGACTCAATTTGCTGATCTTCGccaaaatatgtatttttaactTCAATTGGTTTGATTCAAATGGTTAGTCTTAATTTTACttgtttttactttttcatatgaaatatgtttttcttttttccggAGTCATTTTGTTACgctgaaatttaatatttaatattatactttaatttaggcataatgtgaaattaaaccctcaatgtttatatcttttatctatttggtcctttttttaactaaattttgtttttaacctttaaaaaaaaagttgaatttgaTCATGACCTTacaaaaagagttaaattgttggtttttttaaggtaaatacagattaaaatgttaattttttaaacatggtAATCTGGactaatttttttgagtttttatgaactttttatttctttagatttttattttttttattatttttataaattttaaaatatttgttaacatGGCATGTAAGACAAACTatgtcatgtcattattaagTAAACGTATACTACCACACAGGTTATCAAGTCAACAtcgtaaaaatattaatatttttatggttgctaaactaactat includes:
- the LOC107950320 gene encoding autophagy-related protein 23; the encoded protein is MNAHHASLGRRTLEEIRQKRAAERISKASSGSDLTKAPIPTDVQGMKKSDSENRLSEVDISGLVSQLKDLQKKNAELEENNQMLSVELQAKEAEHETLQTRFNDLEQNTVPSLRKALKDVAMEKDAAVVAREDLSAQLRMLKKRLKEAEDEQYRAEEDAAALRAELNSMQQQLMSNSFSGINAMGSSPDQVQALENELARLKSELQQESSLRQQERQQLAEEQARVSALTSEKQELEERLTAMSKRSSEVASEKGMRKEFSVEDKEKLEKQLHDMAVAVERLENSRQKLLMEIDNQSSEIERLFEENSNLSSSYQEAMNTAKQWENQVKDCLKQNEELRRILDNLRTEQASLLSKNGSGAIQTGSQGNTTEILSLKGQLVQEQSRADSLSAEVMQLSARLQQATLAYNSLARLYKPVLRNIESSLIKMKQDGSITI